The genomic window TTTGAACATTAATCCAGCTTCCTCTTATTTAACATCCTATCTGTTGCGTTGAGATGAGAAAATGCATCTTGCAATTCCTTGTTTCTGAAAGTGATATGTATACATCTTCCAGGGGCAGGGACACCTATTAGACGGGGACTAGGTGGAATATCAATGCTTAAATGGTCACCTACAGGAGACTACTTCTTTGCAGCAAGATTGTAGGACATcaactctctttcttttttacagATGTGGAAAGTAGCTTCCTGTTTGATATGATTgctaataaaatgtttttctgtCACAGTGATGGGACTTTTTGTCTTTGGGAAACAAACACATGGACATCTGAACCCTGGTCTTTGTCTAGTGGATCTGGATCTGTCACGGTAAGATCGTGAGCCTATAATAGTGAGATATGCAATAGAGTATTGTTAAAAGCGTTTTGTTGGAGAGGTTAACGTCACTAGTGTGGTATGCATAGCTTATGTACATGACTCCATTGTACTAAAGCAttcatttccttcttttatgtATGAAATTGCAACTGTGTTCCATCTTCGTAAATGGACCAAGCAATAATACTATACTCCCTTCTATGATAGGGAGCGATATGGGATCCCGAAGGACGGTTTATCTTGATTTCGTTTTCGAAATCTTCAACACTGGGCTCTGTTCATTTCTCATCCAAGCCACCATCCTTGGGTATGCAGAAACTTTGAAGTCGTTTTGCCTATACTACTAGAAATACTTACCAGTTAGCACACTAaatctctgttttggtttacttTCAGATGCCCATCTATTACCAGTTGAATTGCCAGAGATTGCTTCTCTAACTGGCTGGtaaattatttgattgttttgttcaaTAAACCCTTGCAAAGGCCTTCCGTTAATCACTTCTTGATATTGTCTTTCATAACTGAAATAACCAGTGAGGGCATCGAGAAGATAGCATGGGATGCATCTGGAGAACGATTGGCTGTGTCGTACAAAGGAGGCGATGAAAATTACAAAGGATTGATTGCCATCTACGACACACGAAGGACACCTATTGTATCAGCATCACTAGTGTAAGTAACTCTTACTGTTATCCATTCCATCGGACTTGACCTCCTTTTGTATATCTTTGCATTGTCTAAATGGATAGACAAAATCTGATGCTTTTATGATTACAGCGGTTTCATCAGAGGACCTGGAGAAAACCCGAAAGCTCTCTCCTTTTCATTCCATGACAAGTTCAAGCAAGGTCCACTCCTTTCTGTGGTAAGGCATATGCTTGATTAAGTCTCTTTTCATGCCAAAGTATTCATACAGGTAGAATCGGTTAGTTAATTAATCTTCCAAATAAACCTTGTTGCAGTGTTGGAGCACCGGATTCTGTTGCACCTATCCTCTCATCTTCCGCTCACATGTTCTTCCTTAATAGCCAAATGGTTCAAATTTAATgcaagtttcaaactttttggttCTATTTTGTAGACTGCTCACTCTTTGTATACAAATGGTTTCTTTAAAGAACTCAGCTTTGAAgttaaatccaaaaacaatgGTTGCATTTGAAGTACATTAATGGTCTTTGAACACCAAAAAGAACATTACAAAAAACGAATACGAAAAGCAGCAAACAGTTGAGTCACTTAgacattcttgtttttcttcatcttgGAAGGTGGCCATCGAcccttcttcctcatcttaCGCTTACGAACCAGACGTTTCCTGCGTAGCCTAATCTTTTTGGCCAGCTTCATCTTCAGCCTCAATTCCAAGAGCAGTTTCTCTTTAGCTTCTTTCGATTCCAACGGTAGTTTATCCACTGgaacagcagcaacaacagtCTTTGGTTCCTCCTTGCTCTCAGGCTCAGCCCCGTCCACGCCAGAAGCAGCCGCCTTCACCACAATTCTTCCATGGCTAGAGTTCAAGCTGTAAGCACTGAGAGAGACTCTGTTCTTGGACTCGACAGCGTTGGGTTTAAGGCTCAAAACTGAAACACAAAAGATTAGAGCATTACAAGTAAACCAAGTGTTCGATTAAATGCTTCGATCTTTAAGCTTAAAACCTGACTGccctaaaacaaaacttcactTTTTTGGGACAATCAAGAAATTGAACTAGCCCAGGAGCTTCAATTTGGTTCCATGGgtctctattgtttttttttttttcccgatACAATTCCACGACAAAACGAAGCAAAAGCGAAATGTCAAGACTAGAAACGAGTGACAAGACATTACCTGGAGAAGCGAAAGACGGAGATTGAAGAAGGcgcgaggaagaagaagaagaaagagaagagagagaagggagagaattgaagcagagaagagccatcttcttcttctaatggAAGAATTTGTCTTCAGACTTTCATTTGATAGTGGATAAgctttttctccttctctctgtCTGTGTCTTCTTAACGAACGGATTGGATTGATCCGGCTCAATCCGGTTTAATTAAATACAGAAATTATCAAACGAACCGGCTTCTTTTTCCTGATTCGGGTTGAATAGATAAACCGGAGTGGGTACTTTTTATAGAACTGTGAGTTGACACGTGGCTGTCCCAGTGTGTGATTGGCGGGAGAAAGGCTAAGTTAAGGTTGTTCCAGAGAATGATGTTGGTTGGTGTTTTGAGCAACTTCCAATGGCGGAGGACAAATCTATGgagaaagggagagagagagaaagaaacaaatctatcAAACAGAAACCATAATCAGAAGACGAAAGGAGAACAAAATCCGCACAATCGGCGGCACGATTTGGATATCGCCGGTTTCATTCGCTTGGCTGTGAATTGAGGAAACTTGGATATGGAGCTGTAGGACGTGTCTAGCCGCGGATTCTGAGACTGGAAACAAAGCGAATAACATTTCTGAGTTTCATTCCCCGAAGAAAAACGTTATGTCTTCTCAGAATCTTGAACGACAAAGGATCTATCAAGTTTGGCCCGCCAAAAATGTAAGACTTCTGATGATTTGACAgcaaatttacatttttaaaaccGCATTGTGGATTTTTATAGGATTTTAACTTTGGAAGATAAGAATCATGAATGAGGAAAATACCTCAAGATGCTCGGAATTGATTTTGTTACTAATATATGCTCTGCTTCTCTCTGTGCTAAAGTTTGAAG from Arabidopsis thaliana chromosome 3, partial sequence includes these protein-coding regions:
- the PSRP5 gene encoding plastid-specific 50S ribosomal protein 5 (plastid-specific 50S ribosomal protein 5 (PSRP5); FUNCTIONS IN: molecular_function unknown; INVOLVED IN: biological_process unknown; LOCATED IN: thylakoid, chloroplast thylakoid membrane, chloroplast, chloroplast envelope; EXPRESSED IN: 22 plant structures; EXPRESSED DURING: 13 growth stages; Has 42 Blast hits to 42 proteins in 16 species: Archae - 0; Bacteria - 0; Metazoa - 2; Fungi - 0; Plants - 40; Viruses - 0; Other Eukaryotes - 0 (source: NCBI BLink).), producing the protein MALLCFNSLPSLSSLSSSSSSRLLQSPSFASPVLSLKPNAVESKNRVSLSAYSLNSSHGRIVVKAAASGVDGAEPESKEEPKTVVAAVPVDKLPLESKEAKEKLLLELRLKMKLAKKIRLRRKRLVRKRKMRKKGRWPPSKMKKNKNV